From a region of the Thermomonas sp. HDW16 genome:
- the hutI gene encoding imidazolonepropionase, with protein MNQPRFDGLLLGATLATLDADAGYGLVEDGALGWRDGVIAYAGARHALPGDIEDLADEVIETDALITPGLVDCHTHAVFTGDRAAEFELRLQGASYGEIARAGGGILSTVRAVRAASEDELLRQSEPRVAALIRDGVTTLEIKSGYGLDFDNERKMLRVARALGERHGIEIKTTYLGAHALPPEYKDDADRYIDAVIDWMPRLHAEGLVDAVDAFCEGIGFTPAQTRRVFEAARALGLPVKLHADQLSDLGGAALSASFDGLSADHIEYTGDDGVRAMAAHGTVAVLLPGAFHVLRETKLPPLDALRAHGVPMAVATDCNPGTSPLLSLRQAMQLACTHFRLTPEEALRGATVNAAKALGLADRGVLRVGLRADFALWQIQRPAELCYWLGGRLLQATYAGGHRLA; from the coding sequence GTGAATCAACCGCGTTTCGATGGCCTGCTGCTGGGCGCCACGCTGGCCACGCTGGATGCAGATGCCGGCTATGGCTTGGTCGAGGATGGCGCACTGGGCTGGAGAGATGGCGTCATCGCGTATGCGGGCGCACGCCATGCCCTGCCCGGCGACATCGAAGACCTGGCCGACGAAGTGATCGAAACCGATGCGCTGATCACCCCGGGACTGGTCGATTGCCACACCCACGCGGTCTTCACTGGCGACCGTGCCGCGGAATTCGAGCTGCGCTTGCAGGGCGCGAGTTATGGGGAGATCGCACGCGCGGGCGGCGGCATCCTGTCCACCGTGCGCGCGGTGCGTGCAGCAAGCGAAGACGAGCTGTTGCGACAATCGGAACCACGCGTTGCTGCACTGATTCGCGATGGCGTGACCACGCTGGAGATCAAATCCGGCTACGGGCTGGACTTCGACAATGAACGCAAGATGCTGCGCGTTGCACGCGCACTCGGCGAACGCCACGGCATCGAGATCAAGACCACGTATCTCGGCGCGCACGCGTTGCCGCCGGAATACAAGGACGACGCCGACCGCTATATCGATGCCGTGATCGACTGGATGCCGCGCCTGCATGCCGAAGGCCTGGTGGATGCTGTGGATGCGTTCTGCGAAGGCATCGGCTTCACGCCCGCGCAGACGCGACGTGTGTTCGAAGCTGCTCGTGCACTCGGTCTGCCGGTGAAACTGCATGCCGACCAGCTCAGCGATCTTGGCGGTGCAGCGCTATCGGCGAGTTTCGATGGCCTGTCCGCCGACCACATCGAATACACCGGCGACGATGGCGTGCGCGCGATGGCCGCACACGGCACCGTCGCGGTGCTGCTGCCCGGCGCTTTCCATGTATTGCGCGAAACGAAACTGCCGCCGCTCGATGCCCTGCGTGCGCATGGTGTGCCGATGGCGGTGGCCACCGACTGCAACCCGGGCACCTCGCCCCTGCTGTCGCTGCGGCAGGCCATGCAACTGGCCTGCACGCATTTCAGGCTGACCCCGGAAGAAGCCCTGCGCGGCGCCACCGTCAACGCGGCGAAAGCATTGGGGCTTGCGGATCGCGGCGTGTTGCGCGTCGGCCTGCGTGCGGATTTCGCCCTGTGGCAGATCCAACGCCCCGCCGAGCTTTGTTATTGGTTGGGCGGACGCCTGCTGCAAGCCACGTATGCCGGTGGCCACCGGCTCGCCTGA